In Spirosoma pollinicola, the genomic window TGGCAAGAAAAGCGATGTGCCATCTTAACCACCGTTCTAATTTATATCAGTCAATGACCATAGCCTCGGGGATATTTTTTGACCAGAAAAGCCCCATTCACAAACTCAACATCCAGCAGACAAACTACACAATAGAACAGGCCGAAGCGGCCAACACGTCCTTTGATCTGGCGGTTAAGCAGTTCCTGCGCGATTGGATCGAGCAAGGAACCGTATCGACCAAGAGCCCGGAAGGTGATGGAGGTGATGTCGAGGAATTTGTGGAACAGGGAGCGCTACGGACTTTCTTTAAACACCGGGAGGATGCTTTTGAGCGACTGCTCGAACAGGAACATATAGCTCGCCATTTGCTGCGGCCTATCGACGAAGTCTATTTTCAGAATGATGCGTATGAGCCTCTTCTGGCCCAGTTCGAAAAACGTATATACAATATAGCCGCTCAGCGTGAGCAATTGGAAGTGCCGTTTCGCTACAGCCCCCTCAGCCGACAGGGCACGCACGGCGATACGATCCACCACACCGATGCCAACGGCGAGCCGCCCAGAGAAGACATTGGCGTCTATTTCGGTACACGCCGTACCGATAGCACGGCCTTGACCATTTTAGCCCATCAACTGCGCTGGGAAGCCATAGTACCGGCTGAACTGCCCGTCCATGTCATTACTGAAGGCTATATGGACGATTCGCTACGGCGGGTAAAAGCCATGGCCGAGCAATTGAACGAAGAAAGCGCTACGCAGCCCCATTGCTTTGTTATTCAGCGACGCCATGCTGCCGATGATCGGCATCTGGGGGCGGCTTTACTAATTATGAATCCTCAGCAACCCACGTTGCCGCAACGCATCATTTTTTGCGATACCTTAAAACCGGGTCAGCAGCCACCCTGGTGGGATAAGTTCAAGCATAAGATAGACGCGGTTTTTCCGCAACCTGACGGTCAGGCACCCGCTTCGGATCGGCTGGAAGATGGTGGCGTCAAACTCCAGCGTTTGCACGATGGCGTACCCGTTCGCCATCAGGATATTGACTGTGCGTTCTACACGGCGTCGATGTGCCGGGCGCTTATCCAACTGGTGAAAGCAGATGCTGATTTGATCCTGAATGGATCTATTGACGACGTTGTCAGCCAGATGACCTCCCGGATGCCCGAGTATTACGAACAGCCCAACCTACCCAAAGAGCCTGCTCTGGTTCGGGAGGTCAACGTAATTCGCCGATGGAATACGGGCTGGCAGGCGTTGAAAAATATGATGCAGAATCGACTAACCGATTTGGCCGCACAATTGACGGTACCGAACGACCAGCCGCTTGAATTTTCTTGAGCGCCCTAAAAACGGCTGACGTTGGACTCGTAGTTAATTGAATCAAAAACGGGCTGACTTATAGAGTTAGTCCGTTGCGTTTATAGGGTGCCGTTCATCACGAGTGATATGCCGAAACCACCTGATTTTACTTGAAAAATAAACGCTTAAACGGGTTAAATACCAACTTAAATCTCACTTGGCGGAGAATTGAATTTTTTCTTATAAATACGTGTAAATCCTGACGGATGATTGTAGCCTAGTTTATAAGCTATTTGCGTAATCGAGTATTGGCCTGTCTGAAGCAATTTGCGGGCATATAGAAGTTTTTTATCGAGAATATATTGATGGGGGCTTTCGCCGTATATCTCAAAAAATAAAAGCTTGAATTTACTTACGCTCATACCTGCCATCCTCGCCATTTCTCTAACGGGTATAATCGGAATTTCAATATTCTTCACCAATTCCTTCTCTATCTCCTGAATTTTCCTAAACTCAACTATTTTAAAATTCTGAGGTTCCTTAAAAACTTTGTTTATCTGAATATCTACGATAAAATCATATAAAAATTGAAAAAAGTAGTTCTTTTTCAGAAGTTGCTTTTGTGTCGTCATAAAATACTCTTGCTGAAATAATCTATATTTTAATTTAAAAATACTTGATTCAGACAACCAGTTATCAGCAACGGCACTAACTTTTTGTTTTATAGTTTCCAGGCTATCAATTTGCGTACATAGCCACTCAAGGTTTATAGCAGCACCAATAAAGGGAGATTGGTCTGCTACAACCCCTAAAAGTAAATAACTGCCATTTACT contains:
- a CDS encoding helix-turn-helix transcriptional regulator — protein: MIGAMIFLKFRFFDRANPIQSADYKWLIDECFWDFSSNSTFVGSLNEQEEEWNAIVNTLTREVNGSYLLLGVVADQSPFIGAAINLEWLCTQIDSLETIKQKVSAVADNWLSESSIFKLKYRLFQQEYFMTTQKQLLKKNYFFQFLYDFIVDIQINKVFKEPQNFKIVEFRKIQEIEKELVKNIEIPIIPVREMARMAGMSVSKFKLLFFEIYGESPHQYILDKKLLYARKLLQTGQYSITQIAYKLGYNHPSGFTRIYKKKFNSPPSEI